Sequence from the Marinihelvus fidelis genome:
CCAGCACGTTCCCCAGCGTGCTTTTGCCCGAGCCATTCGGCCCCATAATGGCATGAACCTCACCCGCCCCAACCTCCAGGTCAAGGCCCTTCAGTATAGATTTGCTCTCAACACTAGCGTGTAAGTTTTTGATACTCAACATAACGTTATACCAACCTTAAGTGCATTCTAGTTTCCGCAAATGACGCGAATGCCGCAAATTAACGCGAATATTTATTAACGAATATATTTTCGCGTAATTTGCGCAATCCGCGTAATCTGCGGTAAAAAGTTCGTGGAACCCACGCCCCAATCCGGCAACTACCCCACCGCCCCTTCCAAGGAAATCTCCAGCAAAGCCTTCGCCTCCACCGCGAATTCCATCGGCAGCTCACGGAACACCTGCTTGCAGAAACCGTCCACGATCATGCTCACGGCATCCTCTTCCGAGATGCCGCGCTGCAGGCAGTAGAACAGCTGGTCCTCGCCGATCCGGGATGTGGTGGCCTCGTGTTCGACCTTGGCCGTCGGGTTCTGCACCTCGATGTACGGGAAGGTGTGCGCGCCGCAGCGCTTGCCGATCAGCATCGAGTCACACTGGGTGAAATTGCGCGCACCCTCGGCCTTCTTGCCCACCTTGACCAGGCCCCGGTAGGCGTTCTGCCCGCGCCCGGCGGAGATGCCTTTCGAAATGATCTTCGAGCGCGTGTTACGCCCCATGTGGATCATCTTGGTGCCGGTGTCGGCCTGCTGGAAGTTATTCGTCAACGCGACCGAATAGAACTCGCCGACGCTGTTGTCGCCGCGCAGCACGCAGCTGGGGTACTTCCAGGTGATGGCGGACCCGGTTTCCACCTGGGTCCACGAGATCCGCGCGTTGTCTTCGCGGCAGTCTCCGCGCTTGGTGACGAAGTTGTAGATACCGCCCTTGCCTTCTTCGTCGCCCGGGTACCAGTTCTGCACCGTCGAGTACTTGATCTCGGCGTCTTTCAGCGCCACCAGCTCCACCACAGCGGCGTGCAGCTGGTTCTCGTCGCGCATGGGCGCCGTGCAGCCTTCCAGGTAACTGACATAGCTACCCTCTTCGGCCACGATCAGCGTACGCTCGAACTGGCCGGTCTCGGCCGCGTTGATGCGGAAATAGGTCGACAGCTCCATCGGGCAGCGCACCCCCTTCGGAATGTAGACAAAACTGCCGTCGGAAAACACCGCGGAGTTCAGCGCCGCGAAGTAGTTGTCGACTCGGGGCACGACGCTGCCCAGGTATTTGCGAACCAGTTCAGGATGGTCCTGTACCGCCTCGGAAAATGAGCAGAAAATCACCCCGGCCTTCTTCAGCTCGTCCTTGAACGTGGTGCCCACGGACACGGAGTCGAACACTGCATCGACGGCCACGCCGGCCAGGCGGGCGCGCTCATGCAGGGGCACACCCAGCTTGTCGTAGGTCTCCAGCAGCTTCGGGTCGACCTCGTCCAGACTCTTGGGCCGGTCCTTGTCGGACTTGGGCTGGGAGAAATAGGAAATGGCCTGGAAGTCGATCGGCTCAATCTCCAGGTGGGCCCACTCCGGCGGGCGCATCTTCAGCCACTTGCGATACGCGCCCAGGCGCCACTCCAGCAACCATTCCGGCTCGTTCTTGCGCGCTGAAATGGCCGCGATAACGGATTCGTCCAGACCGGGCGGCAACGAATCGGCCTCGATGTCGGTGACGAAGCCGTGCTTGTAACGGCCTTCCAGTCTGCGTTCGACTTCTGAATTTGCTGTGCTCATTTCGTTCTCGAAAAATCTCACTCGTTACGGACGGTGGGTTTGGAGCGAGGAGGGAGGAGTAAGGAGGGAGGAGTGAGTCGGAACCCCTTCCAGGAACACACGCTCCTTTCGCCTACCTCTTATCTCCTGCCTCCTACCTAGACCAACGTCGCTATGCGAAGCTTTGGCAACTCACCGATACCCGCCGAACTGTCCGGCGCGCCGGCCATGTCGGCCAGGCTGACCTGCTCCAGTGCCGTGGTCACGGCGCGGCTGATCTTCATCCAGTTCTCGCGTGCGTTGCAGCTGGCCTCGACCGAACACAGCCCCTCGTGGATGCTGCACTCGGTCATGGCAATGGGGCCTTCAATGGCGGCGATGATCTCCGCCACGCTGATCTCCGCTGCCGGCCGCTCGACCCGGTAACCGCCACGCGCACCCCGGAACGAACTCACGGCGCCGCTGCTGGCCAGCAGCTTCAGTATCTTGCTGGCGGTCGGCAGCTCGATGCCCGCGCGGTCGGCCAGCGCCTGTGCGCTGAGCACCTCGTCGCCGGAAGCGGCGAGTTCCACCATCAACAGGATGGCGTAGTCGGCAAGTTTGCTGATTCGCAGCACGTTGGATTCCACGTGGCCGTACAGGGATATATATAGTACCAGATCAGTACGCTTTAAACCTGCGGACACAAAAAAACCCGCGCGACCTGCGCCGCGCGGGTTCCTGGAACCAAGGGGTTCAGGGTGTCGGGAAGCCAGCCCCGCTCAGGTCAAACTTCCACAGTGAATCACCGATACCGTCCGTGACGTTGTCCAGATCGGTGCTCTCCGGGTGCTGCACCGTGATCATGAACTCGGTCGGAACCACCGGGTTGAAGATCAGGCCGGTGGCCTCGGATTGCGCCACGCGCAGCGACAGGAAGTGGTCGACGGACTCGGCCACGCCGTCACCGTCCACGTCGCGGGCAAACCAGACATCACCACCGGTGGACGAACCGTTCGGGGCGTCCTCGATGATGTAGATATTGCCGTGGACGTCCTGGGCCAGGTTATCCGGTGAGTTCATGGCCGCGGTGGTGCCGGCGTAGCCGACGTTTTTCGGCGTTTCGGCATCACCGGCGAAGACGCGGACCATGGCCTTGTCATCGCCCAGTTCCTCGACCGAGTAGACGATGCGCTCGGAGGTCGCGGCGAAGTACAGCACCTCGTTGCCGTTGGCCAGCTTGCCGACCTCGGCGTCTTCCGGGCGCCCGTAAGGCGTGGCACCCAGTTCGTCCGCGGCCGGACGGCCGCCACGGGTATCGTCGGCCGAGTTCGGGTCGTTGGTTGGGCCATTGCGGAACGGGCTGACCTGGGTCAGCGGCTTGCCGCCCGGGTTGGTCATCGGCACCCAGGTCGCCAGGCCCGTACGGGTGGCGGTGGCGTTGCTGCCTTCGTTCCAGTTCAGGTTGGCTTCGCCGGCGTAATCGTCGACGACCAGCACGAAGACCTGGGCCTTCTTGTCGTAGTGGCTGGCGGGCCCGCTCTTGCCCTTGCCACGACCCTCGCCCGGCCAGACCGCCTTGTACACGGCGCCGGAGTTCCACTCGTCAACAAAGTACAGCGCGCTGCCGTCGGCGCTGAAGCGCAGGCCCTCGTGGGCGGTGTTGGGAATGCTGTCCAGTTCGCGGATCTTGATATCTTCGACCGGGGCGAGCGGGTTCAGCACCTCGATGACACGGCCTTCGCCTGCCCATTCCTCGGCCAGCAGCAGCGTGCCCTCGGGCGTGAACGTGGACGGGTCGAATGCCGCGTAGTCGTTGCTCCAGTCGCCTTCCAGGCCGGCCAGGTCACCGGCGAACAGCACCATGGTCGTGTCGGTGACGGTGTCATACCGGGACACGCCGGCGCCCACCAGGGTCTCGTGCGGGATGAACACGTAACGGCCGGTCGGATCGTAGGCGACCATGTCGAACATGGACGCGTTGCGGCCCAGGCCGGGAACGCGCACCACGGACTGACCGGCCGCGGACTCGACCTCGGCCAGGCTGGTCAGCTGAGCCTGGGTCACACCAGCGGGGGCCACCCACGGCTGGCTGGCTTCTTCTGCCGAATTCGGCAGGGTGACGGAAGCGGACTCGGTTAACGGTGTAAACCAGGTATCGGTGCCGGCGAAGGCCGCGGGGGCCAGGGCCAGCGCGACAGCCGCCGCAACGGGCGCTTTAATCGTCTTGAACATCGGTAGCTCCTCTGGAAATTGGGGCCCATTCACGGGCCGTTGGGGAAGCAGGGGGCTGACGGACTGGCAGATGCGACCGCCCCACTGCCTCCCGCCAGTCTAGGAAGCGTTCATGACAGCAGGACGCAGAATCTTTGACGGTTTGCGGACAGTTTCGTGACAAAAAGGGCCGTAGGCTTAAAGCCGACTCTTTGCTGTCACGTGAGATGCCGGCTCAGGGGGAAGCCGAGGTCACCGCGCTGCCGGAGGCGGCGCGGTTACGCCAATCGAGTCGCATGTCCCACTCAAACACCCGCTCGTCGGGCAGCGTGGTCGCGGCCTCGTTGTCGACGTTCTCCAGCACGTTGACCGGCGGCGTGACCGTGGCGTCGCGGCCGAACACGAAA
This genomic interval carries:
- the sufB gene encoding Fe-S cluster assembly protein SufB, with the translated sequence MSTANSEVERRLEGRYKHGFVTDIEADSLPPGLDESVIAAISARKNEPEWLLEWRLGAYRKWLKMRPPEWAHLEIEPIDFQAISYFSQPKSDKDRPKSLDEVDPKLLETYDKLGVPLHERARLAGVAVDAVFDSVSVGTTFKDELKKAGVIFCSFSEAVQDHPELVRKYLGSVVPRVDNYFAALNSAVFSDGSFVYIPKGVRCPMELSTYFRINAAETGQFERTLIVAEEGSYVSYLEGCTAPMRDENQLHAAVVELVALKDAEIKYSTVQNWYPGDEEGKGGIYNFVTKRGDCREDNARISWTQVETGSAITWKYPSCVLRGDNSVGEFYSVALTNNFQQADTGTKMIHMGRNTRSKIISKGISAGRGQNAYRGLVKVGKKAEGARNFTQCDSMLIGKRCGAHTFPYIEVQNPTAKVEHEATTSRIGEDQLFYCLQRGISEEDAVSMIVDGFCKQVFRELPMEFAVEAKALLEISLEGAVG
- a CDS encoding SUF system Fe-S cluster assembly regulator translates to MLRISKLADYAILLMVELAASGDEVLSAQALADRAGIELPTASKILKLLASSGAVSSFRGARGGYRVERPAAEISVAEIIAAIEGPIAMTECSIHEGLCSVEASCNARENWMKISRAVTTALEQVSLADMAGAPDSSAGIGELPKLRIATLV
- a CDS encoding alkaline phosphatase PhoX is translated as MFKTIKAPVAAAVALALAPAAFAGTDTWFTPLTESASVTLPNSAEEASQPWVAPAGVTQAQLTSLAEVESAAGQSVVRVPGLGRNASMFDMVAYDPTGRYVFIPHETLVGAGVSRYDTVTDTTMVLFAGDLAGLEGDWSNDYAAFDPSTFTPEGTLLLAEEWAGEGRVIEVLNPLAPVEDIKIRELDSIPNTAHEGLRFSADGSALYFVDEWNSGAVYKAVWPGEGRGKGKSGPASHYDKKAQVFVLVVDDYAGEANLNWNEGSNATATRTGLATWVPMTNPGGKPLTQVSPFRNGPTNDPNSADDTRGGRPAADELGATPYGRPEDAEVGKLANGNEVLYFAATSERIVYSVEELGDDKAMVRVFAGDAETPKNVGYAGTTAAMNSPDNLAQDVHGNIYIIEDAPNGSSTGGDVWFARDVDGDGVAESVDHFLSLRVAQSEATGLIFNPVVPTEFMITVQHPESTDLDNVTDGIGDSLWKFDLSGAGFPTP